TTCTATGGAGCGCCTTTCAGAGAAACAACACCCCAGTCACATCCACAAGGAAGACGACGTGAGCCCCACGACTACCATGAGCTTGCCACCGACAATACAATCAAGCCACGATGTCCCTGCTCACGATGAAACACTCGGCAGCACCGTCCTTCACCactcgacacacacacctataCCACTACATCTTCAAACACACTTAATATACCAACTCAACAGCCACACACAACACCAGAAGACTCCCACGGCTAGCGTCcaggctgccgaggaggcggcgcgcctggcggccgagcatgaggccgagcaggtccgcgtctgtgccctcgaggaggcggcgcgtctccgcgctgagctgggggctgccgaggaggcggcgcgcctggcggccgagcatgaggccgagcaggtccgcgtccgtgccctcgaggaggcggcgcgtctccgcgctgagctgggggctgccgaggaggcggcgcgcctggcggccgagcatgaggctgagcaggtccgcgtccgtgccctcgaggaggcggcgcgtctccgcgctgagctggaggctgccgaggaggcggcgcgcctggcggccgagcatgaggccgagcaggtccgcgtctgtgccctcgaggaggcggcgcgtctccgcgctgagctggaggctgccgaggaggcggcgcgcctggcggccgagcatgaggctgagcaggtccgcgtccgtgccctcgaggaggcggcgcgtctccgcgctgagctggaggctgccgaggaggcggcgcgcctggaggccgagcatgaggccgagcaggtccgcgtctgtgccctcgaggaggcggcgcgtctccgcgctgagctgggggctgccgaggaggcggcgcgcctggcggccgagcatgaggccgagcaggtccgcgtctgtgccctcgaggaggcggcgcgtctccgcgctgagctggaggctgccgaggaggcggcgcgcctggcggccgagcatgaggccgagcaggtccgcgtccgtgccctcgaggaggcggcgcgtctccgcgctgagctggaggctgccgaggaggcggcgcgcctggcggccgagcatgaggctgagcaggtccgcgtctgtgccctcgaggaggcggcgcgtctccgcgctgagctggaggctgccgaggaggcggcgcgcctggaggccgagcatgaggccgagcaggtccgcgtccgtgccctcgaggaggcggcgcgtctccgcgctgagctggggtctgccgaggaggcggcgcgcctggcggccgagcatgaggctgagcaggtccgcgtctgtgccctcgaggaggcggcgcgtctccgcgctgagctgggggctgccgaggaggcggcgcgcctggcggccgagcatgaggctgagcaggtccgcgtctgtgccctcgaggaggcggcgcgtctccgcgctgagctggaggctgccgaggaggcggcgcgcctggaggccgagcatgaggtcgagcaggtccgcgtccgtgccctcgaggaggcggcgcgtctccgcgctgagctggggtctgccgaggaggcggcgcgcctggcggccgagcatgaggccgagcaggtccgcgtctgtgccctcgaggaggcggcgcgtctccgcgctgagctggaggctgccgaggaggcggcgcgcctggcggccgagcatgaggctgagcaggtccgcgtctgtgccctcgaggaggcggcgcgtctccgcgctgagctgggggctgccgaggaggcggcgcgcctggcggccgagcatgaggccgagcaggtccgcgtctgtgccctcgaggaggcggcgcgtctccgcgctgagctgggggctgccgaggaggcggcgcgcctggaggccgagcatgaggtcgagcaggtccgcgtctgtgccctcgaggaggcggcgcgtctccgcgctgagctgggagctgccgaggaggtggcgcgccTGGAGGACGAGATGCACGTGCAGGCAGCATCGTCGAGCTACAATGATGAGTACAGGGTTCGAATGCTGGCGAGTGCGCGGTCAGACCTGaggatgccgccgcctcggccgtTCATTGGCTTTTCACTGTTGGAGGATGTGGAGAAGGGCATCCTTATGGTGGACGGACTTTACAGGGATGGTCCGGCCTACCAGACAGGCATCCGCCTCGGGGATGTTCTGCTGCGTATCGCGGGGGTTTACGTGGATTCAATCGCGAAGGCGAGGcgggtggtggaggcgcggtgccgctgcggctgcgtaGTTCCCATGACCCTGGCGACGAAGATGAACCAGCAGTACAGCGTGGCTCTGTGGATCATGACGGTGGATCGGCAGTACACCGACAAGCCATTCTATTTtgatgtgcgcatgcaccACCGCATCGAGAGTTCGcagagggggaagagggcgcAGTGGTTGGAGGTAGGCAGCCCATCCACATCTTTGGCTTCCACGCCCCTCATGCCGAGCTGGCGTGAGGCGATGCCGCGTCGGGGCTCAGAGCTGCGGTCAAGTGCGCGTTCAGCCTTCGTTGCCACGTCGTACTTCTCGAGCGCGCGCAGGTTGGCCAAGTCAGAAAGTGAGCGACCGCGCGCATCCTCCAGCGTTGCtatggcggaggaggcggaggaggcggaggaggcggaggaggcggaggaggcggaggaggcggtggaggcgatcgcggtggcgccggacGGGTACACCACACCCAACGAAGTGCGCGACCGTAGTTGACGCTGCAGTGTTCGTGTGTCTCCCCGTCTCCGCCCCCTTTACCTCGTGTTTTCGCGTTCCTTCTCGTCGtatcccctccctccctccaccccccctccGACACCGTCTCTGCTGCTCGGACGTTAGAacctcctcttctccaccCACCTtccaccacccacacacctCAAGCACTGCATCCGGCTGTCGGTGTCACCGCTCCAGCGGTGGCCACCTTCTGTCGTCTTGTTCGCATGCACAGTTATAGGAGAGGGCGCGAGGGAGCGTGTGGAGTGCGGCCGCCCCGTAGGCGTTGTTTCATGTATGGTTGCCACGTCCTTTTGgttttggtggtggtggtggctgaagtttcggctgctgctgctgctacgccGTCTGCGTGGGTTCCTgcgcgcctccccctcctctttctcctcgCCAAGCGAGTTGGGCTCGCTGTGGTGCAGACGTAGCCTCAAGCTGATCCTGCGGTGTTTTCGTTTTATGTGAGGCCCCACCCCatccaacgccgccgcctcttgcTGCCTCCCGTCTAACCGGCGCACTCCTGCCGGAATCCTCTTCGCCGTTGGGAGCCCACCTCGCCCTCCCAAACAATGTATACACAgagacatatatatatatatatgatgGACAACCCTACGCACTGTCGtgtgctcttcctcctctctcttcgcaCGGGAAGATCGGCGGATGTGACGGTTCAGTGGCTACTCCCCCGAGGTGGTTGTTGACCCCGTCTTGTCTTGGGGTGGGGNGGGGAGTACGTCCTCAGCCTAGCTCTCACGGTTCCGGCGTTAACAGACGCGCTCGCAATGCGGGTGAAGAGTAAGCGGCGACTTGCACCCCCGTGACCATCTCCAGCCATCTTTCCCTGCCACTTTCACGGCTTATCGCTGTCATGGCCCGTCATCCCTATCGTCTTGtccgctcttcctcctctctaGTAGCTTTCTCTATCCACCTGCACCTAGCAGCCGGTGTGCGTGGAGGGGTGTGCACTGCCTCCCCTGCTCCGCGATGCCATTTTCTTCNNNNNNNNNNNNNNNNNNNNNNNNNNNNNNNNNNNNNNNNNNNNNNNNNNNNNNNNNNNNNNNNNNNNNNNNNNNNNNNNNNNNNNNNNNNNNNNNNNNNGTGATGAGCATGCAGCTGAATGAGCGGCACGTGAACGTCACcgggcgcagcggctccgtCGTTATGCCGCACTCGGCCTAGTCCGCTTCAACCTCTCCGCCCCCACCATTGGCCCTCAGTACTTCACCTCCGAGCTCTGCTACTCGGAGGTGAACTGCACGTCTCTGTGCGCGGATGCGTTTATGGGTCACGTGGGAGCATGCAAGGTGCATCGTGTCACCATGGCGGTCATCATCGTCCTGTTTTGGATGGTGCCCGCCGTTACCTGCATCGGTTTCCTCGCGGTCCACTACCGCCGCAAACGCGCGGACGAGCGGCAGAAGGCACTTCACCAGCTGCCGGAGGTCTCTGGGACCTCGCCGGCCGCCTCTCCGATCTGGCGACCGCTGCAGTGCGCATCAAGCACGCCTCAATCCTCATCTTCATCCCACGCCATCCTTGCAGACGACAGTGAGGCTTCccacagcggcggccgcgtaGCGGACCTTGACCACGCTTCAGAAGGTCTCGTCGAGTTCCCTGTGCCGGGCAACGACGAGAGCTTATCACCGCAGTCCCGATGCACCACACCATCCACCACCGCATCCTGCGGCCTGCCCAAGACGAAAGAGTTTGAGATGGCGGCTCTGCGTGCCGTCACTCCACCTTCTATGGAGCGCCTTTCAGAGAAACAACACCCCAGTCACATCCACAAGGAAGACGACGTGAGCCCCACGACTACCATGAGCTTGCCACCGACAATACAATCCAGCCACGATGTCCCTGCTCACGATGAAACACTCGGCAGCACCGTCCTTCACCactcgacacacacacctataCCACTACATCTTCAAACACACTTAATATACCAACTCAACAGCCACACACAACACCAGAAGACTCCCACGGCTAGCGTCcaggctgccgaggaggcggcgcgcctggcggccgagcatgaggccgagcaggtccgcgtctgtgccctcgaggaggcggcgcgtctccgcgctgagctgggggctgccgaggaggcggcgcgcctggcggccgagcatgaggccgagcaggtccgcgtccgtgccctcgaggaggtggcgcgtctccgcgctgagctgggggctgccgaggaggcggcgcgcctggcggccgagcatgaggctgagcaggtccgcgtccgtgccctcgaggaggcggcgcgtctccgcgctgagctggaggctgccgaggaggcggcgcgcctggaggccgagcatgaggccgagcaggtccgcgtctgtgccctcgaggaggcggcgcgtctccgcgctgagctgggggctgccgaggaggcggcgcgcctggcggccgagcatgaggccgagcaggtccgcgtctgtgccctcgaggaggcggcgcgtctccgcgctgagctgggggctgccgaggaggcggcgcgcctggcggccgagcatgaggccgagcaggtccgcgtctgtgccctcgaggaggcggcgcgtctccgcgctgagctgggggctgccgaggaggcggcgcgcctggcggccgagcatgaggccgagcaggtccgcgtctgtgccctcgaggaggcggcgcgtctccgcgctgagctgggggctgccgaggaggcggcgcgcctggcggccgagcatgaggctgagcaggtccgcgtccgtgccctcgaggaggcggcgcgtctccgcgctgagctggaggctgccgaggaggcggcgcgcctggcggccgagcatgaggctgagcaggtccgcgtccgtgccctcgaggaggcggcgcgtctccgcgctgagctggaggctgccgaggaggcggcgcgcctggaggccgagcatgaggccgagcaggtccgcgtctgtgccctcgaggaggcggcgcgtctccgcgctgagctgggggctgccgaggaggcggcgcgcctggcggccgagcatgaggccgagcaggtccgcgtctgtgccctcgaggaggcggcgcgtctccgcgctgagctggaggctgccgaggaggcggcgcgcctggcggccgagcatgaggctgagcaggtccgcgtccgtgccctcgaggaggcggcgcgtctccgcgctgagctggaggctgccgaggaggcggcgcgcctggaggccgagcatgaggctgagcaggtccgcgtccgtgccctcgaggaggtggcgcgtctccgcgctgagctgggggctgccgaggaggcggcgcgcctggcggccgagcatgaggctgagcaggtccgcgtccgtgccctcgaggaggcggcgcgtctccgcgctgagctggaggctgccgaggaggcggcgcgcctggaggccgagcatgaggccgagcaggtccgcgtctgtgccctcgaggaggcggcgcgtctccgcgctgagctgggggctgccgaggaggcggcgcgcctggcggccgagcatgaggccgagcaggtccgcgtctgtgccctcgaggaggcggcgcgtctccgcgctgagctgggggctgccgaggaggcggcgcgcctggcggccgagcatgaggccgagcaggtccgcgtctgtgccctcgaggaggcggcgcgtctccgcgctgagctgggggctgccgaggaggcggcgcgcctggcggccgagcatgaggccgagcaggtccgcgtctgtgccctcgaggaggcggcgcgtctccgcgctgagctgggggctgccgaggaggcggcgcgcctggcggccgagcatgaggccgagcaggtccgcgtctgtgccctcgaggaggcggcgcgtctccgcgctgagctgggggctgccgaggaggcggcgcgcctggcggccgagcatgaggccgagcaggtccgcgtctgtgccctcgaggaggcggcgcgtctccgcgctgagctggaggctgccgaggaggcggcgcgcctggcggccgagcatgaggccgagcaggtccgcgtctgtgccctcgaggaggcggcgcgcctggcggccgagcatgaggctgagcaggtccgcgtccgtgccctcgaggaggcggcgcgtctccgcgctgagctggaggctgccgaggaggcggcgcgcctggcggccgagcatgaggctgagcaggtccgcgtctgtgccctcgaggaggcggcgcgtctccgcgctgagctgggggctgccgaggaggcggcgcgcctggcggccgagcatgaggccgagcaggtccgcgtctgtgccctcgaggaggcggcgcgtctccgcgctgagctggaggctgccgaggaggcggcgcgcctggcggccgagcatgaggctgagcaggtccgcgtctgtgccctcgaggaggcggcgcgtctccgcgctgagctgggggctgccgaggaggcggcgcgcctggcggccgagcatgaggccgagcaggtccgcgtctgtgccctcgaggaggcggcgcgtctccgcgctgagctgggggctgccgaggaggcggcgcgcctggcggccgagcatgaggccgagcaggtccgcgtctgtgccctcgaggaggcggcgcgtctccgcgctgagctgggggctgccgaggaggcggcgcgcctggaggccgagcatgaggtcgagcaggtccgcgtctgtgccctcgaggaggcggcgcgtctccgcgctgagctgggagctgccgaggaggtggcgcgccTGGAGGACGAGATGCACGTGCAGGCAGCATCGTCGAGCTACAATGATGAGTACAGGGTTCGAATGCTGGCGAGTGCGCGGTCGGACCTGaggatgccgccgcctcggccgtTCATTGGCTTTTCACTGTTGGAGGATGTGGAGAAGGGCATCCTTATGGTGGACGGACTTTACAGGGATGGTCCGGCCTACCAGACAGGCATCCGCCTCGGGGATGTTCTGCTGCGTATCGCGGGGGTTTACGTGGATTCAATCGCGAAGGCGAGGcgggtggtggaggcgcggtgccgctgcggctgcgtaGTTCCCATGACCCTGGCGACGAAGATGAACCAGCAGTACAGCGTGGCTCTGTGGATCATGACGGTGGATCGGCAGTACACCGACAAGCCATTCTATTTtgatgtgcgcatgcaccACCGCATCGAGAGTTCGcagagggggaagagggcgcAGTGGTTGGAGGTAGGCAGCCCATCCACATCTTTGGCTTCCACGCCCCTCATGCCGAGCTGGCGTGAGGCGATGCCGCGTCGGGGCTCAGAGCTGCGGTCAAGTGCGCGTTCAGCCTTCGTTGCCACGTCGTACTTCTCGAGCGCGCGCAGGTTGGCCAAGTCAGAAAGTGAGCGACCGCGCGCATCCTCCAGCGTTGCtatggcggaggaggcggaggaggcggaggaggcggtggaggcggtggaggcgatcgcggtggcgccggacGGGTACACCACACCCAACGAAGTGCGCGACCGTAGTTGACGCTGCAGTGTTCGTGTGTCTCCCCGTCTCCGCCCCCTTTACCTCGTGTTTTCGCGTTCCTTCTCGTCG
This genomic interval from Leishmania mexicana MHOM/GT/2001/U1103 complete genome, chromosome 5 contains the following:
- a CDS encoding putative viscerotropic leishmaniasis antigen, which produces MGHVGACKVHRVTMAVIIVLFWMVPAVTCIGFLAVHYRRKRADERQKALHQLPEVSGTSPAASPIWRPLQCASSTPQSSSSSHAILADDSEASHSGGRVADLDHASEGLVEFPVPGNDESLSPQSRCTTPSTTASCGLPKTKEFEMAALRAVTPPSMERLSEKQHPSHIHKEDDVSPTTTMSLPPTIQSSHDVPAHDETLGSTVLHHSTHTPIPLHLQTHLIYQLNSHTQHQKTPTASVQAAEEAARLAAEHEAEQVRVCALEEAARLRAELGAAEEAARLAAEHEAEQVRVRALEEVARLRAELGAAEEAARLAAEHEAEQVRVRALEEAARLRAELEAAEEAARLEAEHEAEQVRVCALEEAARLRAELGAAEEAARLAAEHEAEQVRVCALEEAARLRAELGAAEEAARLAAEHEAEQVRVCALEEAARLRAELGAAEEAARLAAEHEAEQVRVCALEEAARLRAELGAAEEAARLAAEHEAEQVRVRALEEAARLRAELEAAEEAARLAAEHEAEQVRVRALEEAARLRAELEAAEEAARLEAEHEAEQVRVCALEEAARLRAELGAAEEAARLAAEHEAEQVRVCALEEAARLRAELEAAEEAARLAAEHEAEQVRVRALEEAARLRAELEAAEEAARLEAEHEAEQVRVRALEEVARLRAELGAAEEAARLAAEHEAEQVRVRALEEAARLRAELEAAEEAARLEAEHEAEQVRVCALEEAARLRAELGAAEEAARLAAEHEAEQVRVCALEEAARLRAELGAAEEAARLAAEHEAEQVRVCALEEAARLRAELGAAEEAARLAAEHEAEQVRVCALEEAARLRAELGAAEEAARLAAEHEAEQVRVCALEEAARLRAELGAAEEAARLAAEHEAEQVRVCALEEAARLRAELEAAEEAARLAAEHEAEQVRVCALEEAARLAAEHEAEQVRVRALEEAARLRAELEAAEEAARLAAEHEAEQVRVCALEEAARLRAELGAAEEAARLAAEHEAEQVRVCALEEAARLRAELEAAEEAARLAAEHEAEQVRVCALEEAARLRAELGAAEEAARLAAEHEAEQVRVCALEEAARLRAELGAAEEAARLAAEHEAEQVRVCALEEAARLRAELGAAEEAARLEAEHEVEQVRVCALEEAARLRAELGAAEEVARLEDEMHVQAASSSYNDEYRVRMLASARSDLRMPPPRPFIGFSLLEDVEKGILMVDGLYRDGPAYQTGIRLGDVLLRIAGVYVDSIAKARRVVEARCRCGCVVPMTLATKMNQQYSVALWIMTVDRQYTDKPFYFDVRMHHRIESSQRGKRAQWLEVGSPSTSLASTPLMPSWREAMPRRGSELRSSARSAFVATSYFSSARRLAKSESERPRASSSVAMAEEAEEAEEAVEAVEAIAVAPDGYTTPNEVRDRS
- a CDS encoding putative viscerotropic leishmaniasis antigen, yielding MSMQLNERHVNVTGRSGSVVMPHLGLVRFNLSAPTIGPQYFTSELCYSEVNCTSLCADAFMGHVGACKVHRVTMAVIIVLFWMVPAVTCIGFLAVHYRRKRADERQKALHQLPEVSGTSPAASPIWRPLQCASSTPQSSSSSHAILADDSEASHSGGRVADLDHASEGLVEFPVPGNDESLSPQSRCTTPSTTASCGLPKTKEFEMAALRAVTPPSMERLSEKQHPSHIHKEDDVSPTTTMSLPPTIQSSHDVPAHDETLGSTVLHHSTHTPIPLHLQTHLIYQLNSHTQHQKTPTASVQAAEEAARLAAEHEAEQVRVCALEEAARLRAELGAAEEAARLAAEHEAEQVRVRALEEAARLRAELGAAEEAARLAAEHEAEQVRVRALEEAARLRAELEAAEEAARLAAEHEAEQVRVCALEEAARLRAELEAAEEAARLAAEHEAEQVRVRALEEAARLRAELEAAEEAARLEAEHEAEQVRVCALEEAARLRAELGAAEEAARLAAEHEAEQVRVCALEEAARLRAELEAAEEAARLAAEHEAEQVRVRALEEAARLRAELEAAEEAARLAAEHEAEQVRVCALEEAARLRAELEAAEEAARLEAEHEAEQVRVRALEEAARLRAELGSAEEAARLAAEHEAEQVRVCALEEAARLRAELGAAEEAARLAAEHEAEQVRVCALEEAARLRAELEAAEEAARLEAEHEVEQVRVRALEEAARLRAELGSAEEAARLAAEHEAEQVRVCALEEAARLRAELEAAEEAARLAAEHEAEQVRVCALEEAARLRAELGAAEEAARLAAEHEAEQVRVCALEEAARLRAELGAAEEAARLEAEHEVEQVRVCALEEAARLRAELGAAEEVARLEDEMHVQAASSSYNDEYRVRMLASARSDLRMPPPRPFIGFSLLEDVEKGILMVDGLYRDGPAYQTGIRLGDVLLRIAGVYVDSIAKARRVVEARCRCGCVVPMTLATKMNQQYSVALWIMTVDRQYTDKPFYFDVRMHHRIESSQRGKRAQWLEVGSPSTSLASTPLMPSWREAMPRRGSELRSSARSAFVATSYFSSARRLAKSESERPRASSSVAMAEEAEEAEEAEEAEEAEEAVEAIAVAPDGYTTPNEVRDRS